Proteins co-encoded in one Malus sylvestris chromosome 9, drMalSylv7.2, whole genome shotgun sequence genomic window:
- the LOC126634444 gene encoding golgin candidate 5-like, which produces MAWFSGKVSLGNFPDLAGAVNKLQESVKNIEKNFDSALGFEEREKAESGHEASGLWPSSSERIMSFMGQQNEESNVESSEKAKSSDSPPKVDKSPGETESLQLTSTVEDKEGVKAETLQQSTTEQMAAKEENEVVKKEKDDNPAAVVGETKTVIAESEKSESESPSVLVEQPESTVKNAGPSDSVYSQEDNKISVAGPPENSESLQEKSGFLEVDQVEEGSTALLGEEHYIVDVHENLDEHKPQVEKDGHMTQVEENVDMISPVKAEPSTNSQPGGLDEPSVEIHTVGRLSTNQLPSVHHSDDASHTVSELALKEHNAVVEEPEVDQRADENEADVKEQHLSSGENASDSSEALIELEKLKVEMKMMEAALQGAARQAQAKADEIAKFMNENEQLKAAIEDLKRKSSDAEVESLREEYHQRVATLERKVYALTKERDTLRREQNKKSDAAALLKEKDEIINQVMAEGEELSKKQAAQEAQIRKLRAQIREFEEEKKGLSTKLQVEENKVESIKRDKMATEKLLQETIEKHQMELASQKEYYTNALAAAKEAEALAEARANDEARSGLERRLKEAEEREALLVQALEELRQTLTRKEQQAVFREDMLLRDIEDLQKRYQASERRCEELITQVPESTRPLLRQIEAMQETNSRRAEAWAAVERSLNSRLQEAEAKAAAAEERERSVKERLSQTLSRINVLEAQISCLRAEQSQLSKSVEKERQRAAENRQEYLAAKEEADTQEGRANQLEEEIRELRRKHKQDLQDALMHRELLQQEVEREKAAKLELEKTARVRSATVSEQTTITRHNSALENGSLSRKLSSASSLGSMEESYFLQASLDSSDGFSERRNAGEATMSPYYMKSMTPSAFEASLRQKEGELASYMSRLASMESIRDSLAEELVKMTEQCEKLRAEAGMLPGMRAELEALRRRHSAALELMGERDEELEELRADIVDLKEMYREQVNLLVNKIQIMSSSVGA; this is translated from the exons ATGGCGTGGTTCAGTGGGAAAGTCTCTTTGGGGAACTTTCCCGATCTCGCCGGGGCCGTGAATAAGCTCCAGGAGAGCGTGAAGAACATCGAGAAGAATTTCGATAGTGCCCTCGGAttcgaagaaagagagaaagccgAATCCGGCCATGAAG CTTCAGGATTATGGCCTTCATCTAGTGAAAGGATTATGTCCTTTATGGGGCAACAAAATGAGGAAAGTAATGTTGAATCATCAGAGAAAGCCAAGTCTTCTGATTCTCCACCTAAGGTTGACAAATCACCTGGGGAAACTGAATCTCTACAGCTAACGTCTACTGTTGAGGATAAAGAAGGGGTCAAGGCTGAAACTTTGCAACAATCTACAACTGAACAGATGGCTGCTAAGGAGGAAAATGAAGttgtaaagaaagaaaaagatgatAACCCTGCTGCGGTTGTGGGGGAAACAAAGACTGTGATAGCAGAGTCTGAAAAATCTGAATCCGAGTCACCTTCAGTGCTGGTTGAACAACCTGAATCCACTGTTAAGAATGCTGGCCCATCAGATTCTGTTTATTCTCAAGAAGACAACAAGATTTCTGTAGCGGGACCCCCAGAAAATTCAGAATCATTGCAAGAAAAGTCAGGATTTCTTGAAGTAGATCAAGTTGAGGAAGGTAGTACTGCTCTGCTGGGTGAGGAACATTATATAGTCGATGTGCATGAGAATTTGGATGAACATAAACCACAAGTAGAGAAGGATGGACATATGACACAGGTTGAAGAGAATGTTGATATGATTTCTCCAGTCAAAGCTGAGCCATCGACTAATAGTCAGCCTGGAGGTTTGGATGAGCCCTCCGTTGAGATTCATACCGTTGGTAGATTATCTACTAATCAACTACCCAGTGTGCATCATTCTGATGATGCTTCGCATACCGTTTCTGAATTGGCTTTGAAAGAGCATAATGCTGTTGTTGAGGAACCTGAAGTTGATCAACGAGCTGATGAGAATGAAGCTGACGTTAAAGAGCAGCATTTGAGCTCAGGAGAAAATGCATCTGACTCTTCAGAGGCTTTGATTGAATTGGAGAAGCTTAAGGTGGAGATGAAAATGATGGAAGCTGCATTGCAAGGTGCTGCAAGACAAGCTCAG GCAAAAGCTGATGAGATTGCAAAGTTTATGAACGAAAATGAGCAATTAAAAGCTGCAATTGAGGATTTGAAG AGAAAATCCAGTGATGCAGAAGTTGAGTCTCTGCGAGAGGAATATCATCAAAGGGTTGCAACACTTGAAAGGAAG GTTTATGCTCTTACTAAGGAAAGGGACACACTTCGGCGGGAACAGAATAAGAAAAGTGACGCTGCTGCTCTTCTGAAGGAAAAGGATGAAATAATTAATCAAGTTATGGCTGAAG GCGAAGAGCTATCAAAAAAGCAGGCTGCTCAAGAAGCTCAAATTAGGAAATTAAGGGCTCAG ATCAGagagtttgaagaagagaagaaagggCTGAGTACTAAACTTCAG GTTGAAGAGAATAAAGTAGAGAGCATTAAGAGGGACAAGATGGCTACAGAAAAGTTGCTGCAGGAGACCATTGAAAAGCACCAAATGGAACTCGCATCACAGAAAGAGTATTATACTAATGCTTTGGCTGCTGCCAAGGAGGCAGAAGCTTTGGCCGAGGCACGTGCCAACGATGAAGCCAGATCGGGACTAGAGAGGCGTCTGAAAGAGGCTGAGGAACGTGAGGCTTTGCTAGTTCAGGCACTTGAAGAATTGCGGCAGACTCTAACTAGAAAGGAGCAGCAG GCAGTATTTAGAGAAGACATGCTTCTCCGTGACATTGAGGATCTTCAGAAACGTTATCAA gcaAGTGAGCGCCGATGTGAGGAGTTGATTACCCAAGTACCGGAATCTACCAGGCCTCTTCTTAGGCAGATTGAAGCTATGCAG GAAACAAATTCAAGAAGGGCAGAAGCTTGGGCAGCTGTTGAGAGGTCTCTTAACTCTCGACTCCAG GAAGCAGAGGCCAAAGCTGCAGCTGCTGAGGAAAGAGAACGATCTGTTAAAGAGCGCTTGTCTCAAACGTTATCTAGAATTAACGTCCTTGAGGCTCAG ATTTCATGTCTTAGAGCTGAGCAATCCCAGTTAAGTAAGTCTGTTGAAAAGGAGAGACAAAGAGCAGCTGAAAATAGGCAGGAGTACCTTGCAGCAAAGGAGGAAGCTGACACTCAAGAAGGCCGTGCAAACCAGCTTGAAGAAGAAATTAGGGAACTCAGGCGAAAACATAAGCAAGATTTACAAGATGCATTGATGCATAGGGAACTGCTACAGCAG GAGGTAGAAAGGGAGAAAGCTGCTAAGTTAGAGTTGGAAAAGACAGCTCGTGTCCGCTCTGCTACTGTATCTGAACAGACTACTATAACAAGGCACAATTCGGCTTTAGAGAATG GAAGCTTGAGCCGAAAACTCTCAAGTGCTAGCAGCCTGGGGAGTATGGAGGAAAGCTATTTTCTGCAAGCATCTTTGGACTCATCCGATGGTTTCTCTGAGAGGAGAAATGCTGGAGAGGCAACTATGAGTCCGTACTATATGAAGAGTATGACACCTAGTGCTTTTGAAGCTTCTCTTCGTCAGAAGGAGGGTGAACTTGCATCTTACATGTCTCGTTTG GCATCCATGGAATCTATTCGTGATTCTCTTGCTGAGGAGTTAGTCAAAATGACAGAACAG TGTGAAAAGTTACGGGCAGAGGCTGGCATGTTGCCTGGTATGCGAGCAGAGCTAGAGGCACTAAGGAGACGGCACTCTGCTGCACTGGAGCTAATGGGCGAACGCGATGAGGAG CTGGAGGAGCTTCGTGCGGATATTGTGGACTTGAAGGAGATGTATAGAGAGCAAGTGAACTTGCTTGTCAACAAG ATCCAGATAATGAGTTCATCGGTTGGAGCCTAG